In the Kribbella sp. NBC_00482 genome, one interval contains:
- a CDS encoding LysR family transcriptional regulator translates to MNVELRHLRVVVLVAEAGSVGRAARWLKVSQPSLTAQLKRIEAAFGGELFERSRTGVKPTPLGRYAVDRARAILVDVDHLSATVSAMTAVESSAVRLGGFPTAPMSGIASRLRTHGEIEQVSIEVEWSTSVLLQQLESGRLDFALLREFPGFELRLPAGVESTTVVESESAYVALSADHPVAEASRARGEVDLASLSAEEWIGEPPDDSGFHVLFRAACEAAGFQPRVEHHSVDTSVLMGFVTSGQGVALISPTSYRMLSADVTTRTLVGDPIHRKLVLAWSTDSPRAQMAGDVLQMASVAYEEAITEHARRDQHQQRMHVA, encoded by the coding sequence ATGAACGTTGAGCTGCGCCACCTGCGGGTGGTGGTCCTGGTGGCAGAAGCGGGGTCCGTCGGACGGGCCGCCCGCTGGCTCAAAGTCAGCCAGCCGAGCCTGACCGCGCAGCTGAAACGGATCGAGGCCGCATTCGGCGGTGAGCTGTTCGAACGCTCCCGCACCGGCGTGAAGCCGACTCCGCTCGGCCGGTACGCCGTTGATCGCGCGCGGGCCATCCTGGTCGACGTCGACCATTTGTCTGCGACCGTGTCCGCGATGACCGCGGTCGAGTCGTCCGCCGTACGGCTTGGTGGGTTTCCGACCGCGCCGATGTCCGGGATCGCGTCCCGGCTCCGAACTCACGGTGAGATCGAGCAGGTGAGCATCGAGGTCGAGTGGTCCACCAGCGTGCTCCTGCAGCAGCTGGAGAGCGGGCGGCTGGACTTCGCGTTGCTGCGGGAGTTCCCCGGGTTCGAGCTTCGGCTGCCGGCCGGGGTGGAGTCGACCACGGTCGTTGAGTCCGAGTCGGCGTACGTCGCCTTGTCGGCGGACCACCCGGTGGCGGAGGCGTCGCGGGCGCGTGGTGAGGTTGATCTGGCGTCGCTGTCGGCCGAGGAGTGGATCGGTGAGCCGCCGGACGACAGCGGGTTCCATGTGCTGTTCCGGGCGGCGTGCGAGGCTGCTGGGTTCCAGCCCCGGGTGGAGCACCACTCGGTCGACACGTCGGTGCTGATGGGGTTCGTGACCAGTGGTCAGGGCGTGGCGCTCATCTCGCCCACGTCGTACCGGATGCTCTCAGCTGATGTCACCACTCGCACCCTGGTGGGTGACCCGATTCATCGGAAGTTGGTGCTCGCGTGGAGCACCGACTCACCACGGGCCCAGATGGCGGGCGACGTACTGCAGATGGCCAGCGTCGCGTACGAAGAAGCCATCACCGAACACGCCCGCCGAGACCAACACCAACAACGCATGCACGTCGCCTGA
- a CDS encoding sulfatase-like hydrolase/transferase produces MRAPNIVVVLSDEHTAAAAGWAGHPHVQTPHLDRLAAQGVSFDRAYTNSPMCVPSRLSLMAGQYVHQIGAWDNGVIPDASYRTWGHHLREAGYTSVIAGRTHFNGPDRLLGFDRRLTDDLDFWLDHSGRPPRRTADWRRPSNSHVTEQGSGDHVHTQHDVAATDAAVEFLRDPGEDPFLLYVGYMHPHFPLVAPPEFRALYDPADVELPTVADDQHPVISLLRHGFRNDEPLTEEQIREATVCYWALISHLDHQIGRLLAAVPDDTVVIYTSDHGEMAGHQGIWQKQCFYEPAVRIPLLLRHPSLQPGRSAAHVSLIDVLPTLRDVAGLAPDAALPGQTLLEAQDRPVLSEYHAQGMVDGGFMLKSGPWKYCYYGSGHAPQVFNVDDDPLELHDLSGETALVQRLDAELRLLLDPDATDARAKSDQAARLSRG; encoded by the coding sequence ATGCGCGCACCGAACATCGTCGTCGTCCTGTCCGACGAACACACCGCCGCCGCAGCCGGTTGGGCAGGCCATCCGCACGTCCAGACGCCACACCTGGATCGTCTGGCCGCGCAGGGCGTTTCGTTCGACCGCGCGTACACCAACAGCCCGATGTGCGTGCCGTCCCGCCTCTCACTCATGGCGGGCCAGTACGTGCACCAGATCGGGGCCTGGGACAACGGCGTGATCCCAGACGCGTCGTACCGCACCTGGGGCCACCACCTGCGCGAAGCCGGCTACACCTCGGTCATAGCGGGCCGAACGCACTTCAACGGACCAGACCGCTTACTAGGCTTCGACCGGCGCCTCACCGACGACCTGGACTTCTGGCTCGACCACAGCGGCCGTCCACCCCGTCGTACGGCGGACTGGCGACGCCCGAGCAACTCTCATGTCACCGAACAGGGCTCAGGCGACCACGTCCACACGCAGCACGACGTAGCCGCCACAGACGCCGCTGTGGAGTTCCTACGAGACCCAGGCGAGGACCCGTTCCTGCTGTACGTCGGCTACATGCACCCGCACTTCCCGTTGGTCGCACCACCGGAGTTCCGAGCCCTCTACGACCCGGCCGACGTCGAGCTACCCACCGTCGCAGATGACCAGCACCCGGTAATCTCCTTGCTGCGTCACGGGTTCCGTAACGACGAGCCGCTGACGGAGGAGCAGATCCGGGAGGCGACAGTCTGCTATTGGGCGCTGATCAGCCATCTTGATCACCAGATCGGTCGGCTGCTGGCCGCAGTGCCGGACGACACAGTGGTCATCTACACCAGCGACCACGGCGAGATGGCCGGTCACCAGGGCATCTGGCAGAAACAGTGCTTCTACGAGCCCGCCGTACGCATCCCGCTGCTCCTACGCCACCCGTCGTTGCAGCCGGGCCGGAGCGCCGCACACGTCAGCCTGATCGACGTGCTCCCCACGCTGCGAGACGTAGCCGGTCTGGCGCCCGACGCCGCTCTGCCCGGTCAGACGCTGCTGGAGGCTCAGGACAGACCTGTGCTGTCGGAGTACCACGCACAGGGCATGGTCGACGGCGGTTTCATGCTGAAGTCCGGGCCGTGGAAGTACTGCTACTACGGGTCCGGGCATGCGCCGCAGGTCTTCAACGTCGACGACGACCCACTGGAGCTCCACGACCTGTCCGGTGAGACGGCTCTGGTGCAGCGACTGGATGCTGAGCTGAGATTGCTGCTGGACCCTGACGCGACCGATGCCCGTGCGAAGTCGGACCAGGCTGCGCGCCTTTCGAGAGGATGA
- a CDS encoding sulfatase family protein has product MPAPNILLIVSDDHGYADRGGLGVHSDVRTPALDRLAAEGVSCTDAYVTAPICSPSRASIISGRYQQRWGGQWFDSAAFPPDDVPTLAEILRDQGYRTGYFGKVHYGKESVGDRACPPHHGFEETLYGLAGQSFGRLNYLHHSDESVESYGQPAAHHMAVQPLLSGDEPVEHEGFLTAEFGRRAAEFMDADDERPYFCMVAFNAVHNFCWQLPDSELEARGLPAFRDWSPDADGPFMEWYDDVIVPNLPHGREYYLAQLELMDAEIGRLLDVAGDDTIVVYVTDNGGSTCNFGDNAPLRGTKYTLWDGGIRIPMLWRWPDQLPAGRRTDALVSTMDLVPTLAAAAGATVDGADGVDILPVLGGTAETAHENLHWDCGFQWAVRSGEWKLSWVADDANTRHLRDYEHAPMGEGWFLANLADDIGEQTNHLSAQPEIADRLRSLHAGWRAEVGLEAQTVNP; this is encoded by the coding sequence TTGCCCGCTCCGAACATTCTGCTGATCGTTTCCGACGACCACGGGTACGCCGACCGCGGTGGACTCGGCGTGCACTCCGACGTACGGACTCCGGCGCTGGACCGGCTGGCCGCGGAGGGAGTGAGCTGCACCGACGCTTACGTGACAGCGCCGATCTGCAGCCCGTCACGCGCGTCGATCATCTCCGGGCGGTACCAGCAGCGGTGGGGCGGCCAATGGTTCGACTCGGCCGCGTTCCCGCCTGACGACGTACCGACGCTTGCGGAGATCCTGCGCGACCAGGGGTACCGGACGGGGTACTTCGGCAAGGTGCACTACGGGAAAGAGAGTGTGGGGGACAGGGCGTGTCCGCCGCACCACGGGTTCGAGGAGACGCTGTACGGGCTGGCGGGGCAGTCGTTCGGGCGGCTGAACTACCTGCATCACTCCGACGAGTCGGTCGAGTCGTACGGTCAGCCGGCCGCGCACCACATGGCTGTCCAGCCTCTGTTGTCAGGGGACGAGCCAGTCGAGCACGAGGGCTTTCTGACTGCGGAGTTCGGTCGCCGCGCGGCGGAGTTCATGGACGCGGACGACGAGCGGCCGTACTTCTGCATGGTCGCGTTCAACGCCGTACACAACTTCTGCTGGCAGCTGCCGGACTCCGAACTGGAAGCGCGCGGGCTCCCGGCTTTCCGCGACTGGTCGCCCGATGCGGACGGCCCGTTCATGGAGTGGTACGACGACGTGATCGTGCCGAATCTTCCGCACGGGCGTGAGTACTACCTCGCCCAGTTGGAGCTGATGGACGCGGAGATCGGGCGACTGCTCGACGTGGCCGGCGACGACACGATCGTCGTGTACGTGACGGACAACGGCGGGTCGACCTGCAATTTCGGCGACAACGCGCCGCTGCGTGGGACGAAGTACACGCTGTGGGACGGCGGCATCCGCATCCCGATGCTCTGGCGCTGGCCGGACCAGTTGCCGGCGGGACGTCGTACGGACGCTTTGGTCAGCACGATGGACCTGGTCCCGACGCTGGCCGCGGCGGCGGGTGCGACCGTGGACGGTGCCGATGGCGTCGACATCCTGCCCGTGCTGGGCGGTACCGCCGAGACTGCCCACGAGAACCTGCACTGGGACTGCGGGTTCCAGTGGGCGGTGCGGTCGGGGGAGTGGAAGCTCAGCTGGGTGGCCGACGACGCCAACACCAGGCATTTGCGTGACTACGAGCACGCGCCGATGGGGGAGGGCTGGTTCCTCGCGAACCTGGCCGACGACATCGGCGAGCAGACCAACCACCTGTCAGCCCAGCCGGAGATCGCAGACCGGTTGCGCTCGTTGCACGCCGGTTGGCGTGCGGAGGTGGGGCTCGAGGCTCAGACAGTCAACCCGTAG
- the lipB gene encoding lipoyl(octanoyl) transferase LipB codes for MRAIRYVEAGFGAGAVDYETAWAEQRRLHAEVAEGTGSDTVILLEHPPVYTAGKRTEPHERPMDGTPVVDVDRGGKITWHGPGQLVGYPIVKLASHVYVVDYVRRLEEALIGVCSELGVKTGRVKGRSGVWVAADDRGRERKIAAIGIRVAQGVTMHGFALNCDNDLTWFDRIVPCGISDADVTTLSKELGREVTTTEVLDSVRRHLDELLAWNEYERSPDIDHHEEPPTAITYGLTV; via the coding sequence GTGAGGGCTATCAGGTACGTGGAGGCCGGATTCGGCGCCGGCGCGGTGGACTACGAGACCGCGTGGGCCGAGCAGCGACGACTGCACGCGGAGGTTGCCGAAGGCACCGGCTCGGACACGGTCATCCTGCTCGAGCACCCGCCGGTCTACACGGCGGGCAAGCGCACCGAGCCGCACGAGCGCCCGATGGACGGTACGCCGGTGGTCGACGTGGACCGCGGCGGCAAGATCACCTGGCACGGCCCCGGCCAACTGGTCGGATACCCGATCGTCAAGCTCGCCTCACACGTGTACGTCGTGGACTACGTCCGCCGGCTCGAAGAGGCGCTGATCGGCGTCTGCTCCGAGCTCGGCGTGAAGACGGGCCGGGTCAAGGGACGCAGCGGCGTCTGGGTCGCGGCCGACGACCGCGGCCGGGAGCGGAAGATCGCCGCGATCGGGATCCGGGTCGCCCAGGGCGTGACCATGCACGGCTTCGCGCTGAACTGCGACAACGACCTCACCTGGTTCGACCGGATCGTCCCGTGCGGCATCTCGGACGCCGACGTGACCACGCTCTCCAAGGAGCTCGGCCGCGAGGTCACGACCACCGAGGTCCTCGACTCGGTACGCCGGCACCTCGACGAGCTCCTCGCCTGGAACGAGTACGAGCGCAGCCCGGACATCGACCACCACGAGGAGCCGCCGACAGCGATCACCTACGGGTTGACTGTCTGA
- a CDS encoding protein kinase domain-containing protein, which yields MDLADLTGYSLRRELGSGPAGTVWQVRDRASGRNAVLKHLPHSAYPDRGRLREDLSMLSRFRHPHVARLHEYRETDTGWILITEHLAAGSLAALLTRRGPLSRGELVTLLAPLAEALTHLHASNLTHGSITPENVLFDADGRPILTDATLRRTDPTTDHQALATLTHRVSASPTPFPPDLLTNTPLRSLPNRLLTHTPATPIDLAPLTSTAPTAPAATPPPQAPIPPPGSTPPPHAPTPSAPRPGPRRPTSSDGSADDDAPAASRAPLAPPPAEPPPSPLKQPKRPHPTAPSAKARSTRVRSNRRHKSRRTRFVAALHRLPHPAYGVLAAAALAAIIVLAIAIATLRAIDTPATAQPDPTGTRSTTQRTSTSPPTQSPTTAHPTAPGRPETSPSQARATTSAPRSESASSSELATWIETLQALDAQRAQAFWTLDLEALDLIYVPGSAPWRTDRALLSAYRDQNVRVQGLRITIESTAITRRTATTVTLKTTDHLTAGQAVDHTGAKTPLPPGPPATRLITLTITPRTTAPSRGAARQPTHPWRITTITQP from the coding sequence ATGGACCTCGCAGATCTCACCGGCTACAGCCTGCGCCGCGAGCTCGGGTCCGGGCCGGCCGGCACCGTCTGGCAGGTCCGGGACCGCGCCTCGGGCCGCAACGCCGTGCTCAAACACCTCCCGCACAGCGCGTATCCCGACCGGGGGCGGCTCCGCGAGGACTTGAGCATGCTGTCCCGCTTCCGGCACCCGCACGTCGCGCGGCTCCACGAGTACCGCGAGACGGACACCGGCTGGATCCTGATCACCGAGCACCTCGCCGCCGGCAGCCTCGCCGCCCTCCTCACCCGCCGCGGCCCGCTGTCCCGCGGCGAACTCGTCACCCTCCTCGCCCCGCTCGCCGAGGCGCTCACCCACCTCCACGCCTCGAACCTCACCCACGGCTCCATCACCCCCGAAAACGTCCTCTTCGACGCCGACGGCCGCCCAATCCTCACCGACGCCACCCTCCGCCGTACCGACCCCACCACCGACCACCAAGCCCTCGCCACCCTCACCCACCGCGTCAGCGCCAGCCCCACCCCCTTTCCACCCGACCTCCTCACCAACACCCCCCTCAGATCCCTCCCGAACCGCCTCCTAACCCACACCCCCGCCACCCCCATAGACCTAGCCCCCCTCACCAGCACCGCCCCCACAGCACCCGCCGCCACCCCACCACCCCAAGCCCCAATACCGCCTCCCGGCAGCACTCCACCGCCCCACGCCCCAACACCGAGCGCCCCCAGGCCCGGCCCCCGACGTCCGACCTCGTCGGACGGGTCGGCAGACGACGATGCCCCCGCTGCCTCCCGTGCGCCGCTCGCTCCACCTCCGGCCGAGCCGCCACCCTCACCTCTGAAACAACCAAAGCGACCTCACCCCACCGCACCCTCCGCCAAGGCCCGCTCGACGCGCGTGCGCTCCAACCGCCGCCACAAGTCCCGCCGCACCCGGTTTGTCGCGGCCCTCCACCGACTCCCACACCCCGCGTACGGCGTACTCGCCGCAGCCGCCCTAGCCGCGATCATCGTGCTCGCAATCGCCATCGCCACACTCCGAGCCATCGACACCCCGGCAACCGCCCAACCAGACCCCACCGGCACGCGGTCCACAACCCAACGCACATCCACATCCCCGCCCACCCAGTCGCCAACCACCGCCCACCCAACGGCACCCGGGCGACCCGAGACATCGCCAAGCCAGGCCCGTGCCACGACCTCCGCGCCAAGATCCGAGTCCGCCTCCTCATCAGAGCTGGCCACCTGGATCGAAACGCTGCAAGCACTCGACGCCCAGCGCGCGCAAGCGTTCTGGACCCTCGACCTCGAAGCCCTCGACCTCATCTATGTCCCAGGCAGTGCCCCCTGGCGCACCGACCGCGCCCTCCTGTCGGCCTACCGCGACCAGAACGTCCGCGTCCAAGGCCTCCGAATCACGATCGAAAGCACCGCGATCACCCGCCGCACCGCAACCACCGTCACCCTGAAAACCACCGACCACCTCACAGCCGGCCAAGCAGTCGACCACACCGGCGCCAAAACCCCACTCCCACCAGGCCCCCCGGCCACCAGACTGATCACCCTGACAATCACCCCACGCACCACCGCCCCCTCACGCGGCGCCGCCCGCCAACCCACCCACCCCTGGCGCATCACAACAATCACCCAACCCTGA
- a CDS encoding class I SAM-dependent methyltransferase, with protein sequence MTVTPKTTARYDGLAEWYDEHNAAAADSNREPLLDLLGPGDGLCLDLGCGTGQNLQTLRSTGRTVVGLEYSADQLGLARQRAADGESLVQGDAAELPFADAVFSTVAVLWLSTDVDDFAAVLREAARVLHAGGVLVFYGAHPCFNGPHTEGRPDDGRIVHPTYRTIGWHPPAPWWGEGGIRHRLGMRHVPLADLLNAFANAGLTITRTVEPRTDPVPWILALRAEKR encoded by the coding sequence ATGACAGTCACGCCGAAGACAACCGCGCGGTACGACGGTCTTGCCGAGTGGTACGACGAGCACAACGCTGCTGCGGCCGACTCCAACCGGGAGCCGCTGCTGGATCTGCTGGGGCCGGGCGACGGTCTGTGCCTGGATCTCGGGTGTGGGACCGGGCAGAACCTGCAGACGCTGCGCAGCACGGGACGCACTGTCGTTGGCCTGGAGTACTCCGCGGATCAGTTGGGCCTCGCCCGGCAACGCGCGGCCGATGGCGAGTCACTGGTGCAAGGCGACGCCGCTGAGTTGCCGTTCGCCGATGCTGTCTTCTCTACTGTCGCCGTTCTGTGGCTCTCCACCGACGTCGACGACTTCGCCGCTGTCCTGCGCGAGGCGGCCCGCGTGCTGCATGCGGGTGGGGTGCTCGTGTTCTACGGGGCCCATCCCTGCTTCAACGGACCGCACACCGAGGGTCGTCCCGATGACGGGCGCATCGTCCATCCGACGTACCGCACCATCGGCTGGCATCCCCCAGCGCCCTGGTGGGGCGAAGGCGGCATCCGCCATCGCCTCGGCATGCGCCACGTACCACTAGCCGACCTCCTCAACGCGTTCGCCAATGCAGGTCTCACGATCACCCGAACCGTAGAGCCCCGCACCGACCCAGTGCCCTGGATCCTGGCTCTCCGCGCCGAGAAGCGCTAG
- a CDS encoding helix-turn-helix domain-containing protein codes for MTARKDRDIRDDVRGDVRAEIREFLSTRRDRISPEQAGLPVYGGARRRVAGLRREEVALLAGISTDYYTRLERGNAIGISDSVIEGLTHALKLNEAERTHLLDLLRAAATTRAPRRRPTAQRIRPTVQRVLDSMSGTPALVLNGRLDILAANALGSALFSPVYAVPARPPNNARFVFLDPQATDFFRAWDTVANDTVALLRAEVGRDPYDRQTSDLIGELSTRSEEFRARWAAHNVRIHTTGVKLLHHPVVGDLELPFESFPLASDPSQSLLTYTAEPESASQDALNLLASWSATAASVEQDVTSADPRPRTQP; via the coding sequence ATGACAGCCCGGAAGGACCGTGACATCCGCGATGACGTCCGGGGCGACGTGCGTGCGGAGATCCGGGAGTTCCTCAGCACCCGACGGGACCGGATCAGCCCTGAGCAGGCAGGCCTTCCCGTGTACGGCGGCGCCCGCCGCCGGGTCGCGGGCCTGCGCCGCGAAGAGGTCGCGCTCCTCGCAGGGATCTCGACGGACTACTACACGCGGCTCGAGCGCGGCAACGCAATCGGCATCTCCGACAGCGTCATCGAGGGGCTCACGCACGCGCTGAAGCTCAACGAGGCCGAGCGAACCCACCTCCTCGACCTGCTCCGCGCCGCCGCCACGACACGCGCTCCACGTCGGCGTCCCACGGCGCAACGAATCCGGCCCACGGTCCAGCGCGTCCTGGACTCGATGAGTGGTACGCCGGCACTCGTACTGAACGGACGCCTCGACATCCTGGCCGCCAACGCTCTCGGATCCGCGCTGTTCTCACCCGTGTACGCCGTGCCTGCGAGGCCGCCCAACAACGCCCGATTCGTCTTCCTCGACCCGCAGGCGACGGACTTCTTCCGTGCCTGGGACACGGTCGCCAACGACACTGTCGCGTTGCTCCGCGCAGAAGTCGGCAGGGACCCGTACGACCGGCAGACGTCGGACCTGATCGGCGAGTTGTCCACCCGCAGCGAGGAGTTCCGCGCACGGTGGGCCGCTCACAACGTCCGGATCCACACCACCGGCGTCAAACTTCTCCATCACCCCGTCGTCGGCGACCTCGAACTCCCCTTCGAGTCGTTCCCGCTGGCGTCCGACCCGAGCCAGAGCCTCCTCACCTACACCGCCGAGCCCGAATCCGCCTCGCAGGATGCCCTGAATCTGCTGGCCAGTTGGTCCGCGACGGCCGCCTCCGTCGAGCAGGACGTGACTTCCGCTGACCCTCGGCCGAGAACTCAGCCATGA
- a CDS encoding SDR family NAD(P)-dependent oxidoreductase: MTDKKVWLITGAGRGLGVDLAEAALAAGHAVVATGRDPDRVRSVLEAHDDLLVLKLDVTDPAGIDDAVRSAVDRFGRIDVLVNNAGNFNAGFFEELSSEEFRTQIETTLFGPVEVTRAVLPVMRGRRSGLVVTISSTAGIAGLEFCTAYAASKFGVEGWMESLTPEVAPFGIRTMLVEPGFFRTELLGPESTKYAEPTIDDYAERTRLTVKGWQSMNGRQGGDPAKLANALVQLANQDEPPLRFAAGADAIATVEQKATTLLAQADAYRELSSNLAHDDAGQA; the protein is encoded by the coding sequence ATGACTGACAAGAAGGTTTGGCTCATCACCGGCGCCGGCCGAGGCCTGGGTGTCGACCTCGCTGAGGCGGCGCTGGCAGCCGGTCACGCCGTCGTGGCCACTGGACGCGATCCGGACCGGGTGCGCTCCGTGCTCGAGGCTCACGACGACCTGCTGGTCCTCAAGCTCGACGTCACCGATCCTGCGGGTATCGACGACGCGGTTCGCTCTGCTGTCGATCGGTTCGGTCGGATCGACGTACTGGTCAACAACGCCGGCAACTTCAACGCCGGGTTCTTCGAGGAGCTGAGCTCGGAGGAGTTCCGGACACAGATCGAGACCACTCTGTTCGGTCCGGTCGAGGTCACCCGCGCCGTACTTCCGGTCATGCGCGGCAGGCGGTCGGGTCTCGTCGTCACGATCTCGTCGACGGCCGGGATTGCCGGCCTGGAGTTCTGTACGGCGTACGCCGCGTCGAAGTTCGGCGTGGAGGGGTGGATGGAGTCGCTGACTCCCGAGGTCGCGCCGTTCGGGATCCGGACCATGCTCGTCGAGCCTGGTTTCTTCCGTACCGAGCTGCTGGGTCCTGAGTCGACGAAGTACGCCGAGCCGACCATCGACGACTACGCCGAGCGAACCAGGCTGACCGTCAAGGGCTGGCAGAGCATGAACGGCCGGCAGGGCGGCGACCCCGCGAAACTCGCGAACGCGTTGGTCCAGCTCGCGAACCAGGACGAGCCGCCGCTGCGCTTCGCGGCCGGCGCCGACGCGATCGCCACCGTCGAGCAGAAGGCCACGACCCTCCTCGCCCAGGCCGACGCCTACCGCGAACTGTCCAGCAACCTCGCGCACGACGACGCCGGTCAAGCCTGA
- a CDS encoding TIGR01777 family oxidoreductase, whose translation MKYVLAGASGFLGKALARDLVANGHQVLRLVRRSPSTPDEVRWDPARGDLDAAALGDPDVLVNLAGANIGRPWTPTYRLKIRESRVATTATLAAVATKLDRRPVLLTQSGIGGYGTDLGDRILTEDSDLGDGFLADVVRLWEGALEPAREAGSRVAALRTGVVLDSKAPAFQLLSLPFRIGLGGRFGPGTQYFPVVSLTDWIRAVRHAAENDSVSGPVNITLPTPATNLELTEALATALHRPSLVPVPAILMKAALGEFAWELLGSKRALPTRLQSTGFTFHHPTVTAAISAALA comes from the coding sequence ATGAAGTACGTACTGGCCGGCGCCTCCGGCTTCCTCGGCAAGGCTCTCGCCCGCGACTTGGTTGCCAACGGCCACCAGGTCCTCCGGCTGGTACGCCGGTCGCCGTCGACACCGGACGAGGTGCGCTGGGACCCCGCCCGGGGTGATCTGGACGCGGCCGCGCTGGGTGATCCCGATGTCCTGGTCAACCTGGCCGGCGCGAACATCGGCCGCCCGTGGACACCGACGTACCGCCTGAAGATCCGGGAGAGCCGCGTCGCGACGACCGCCACCCTGGCTGCGGTCGCAACGAAGCTCGACCGCCGGCCGGTGCTGCTCACGCAGAGCGGGATCGGCGGCTACGGCACCGACCTCGGCGATCGCATCCTGACCGAGGACTCCGACCTCGGCGACGGCTTCCTGGCCGACGTCGTCCGGCTGTGGGAAGGCGCGCTCGAACCCGCCCGTGAAGCAGGCAGCCGGGTGGCCGCGCTGCGAACCGGCGTCGTACTCGACAGCAAGGCTCCGGCGTTCCAGCTCCTCTCGCTGCCCTTCCGCATCGGTCTCGGCGGCCGCTTCGGGCCTGGCACGCAGTACTTCCCGGTGGTCTCGCTGACCGACTGGATCCGCGCCGTCCGGCACGCTGCCGAGAACGACAGCGTGAGCGGCCCGGTGAACATCACCCTGCCGACACCGGCAACCAACCTCGAACTCACCGAAGCCCTGGCAACCGCCTTGCACCGCCCGTCCCTCGTCCCGGTGCCGGCGATCCTCATGAAGGCCGCCCTCGGCGAGTTCGCCTGGGAACTCCTCGGCAGCAAACGAGCCCTCCCGACCCGCCTCCAGTCCACCGGCTTCACCTTCCACCACCCCACAGTCACCGCCGCAATCTCCGCCGCCCTCGCCTAG